One Candidatus Aegiribacteria sp. DNA window includes the following coding sequences:
- a CDS encoding type II secretion system GspH family protein, whose product MTGRIPRNDQGGFTLVELLVASVILAILIVGLGYFISSMIENSNKIDDQTKALELCRQGLEQCRTEDLSAGTTSENITLAEITYTRDLTVSDYSVEYSEAKLIVCEVTWNSSGASETVSLSTVF is encoded by the coding sequence ATGACAGGTAGAATACCCCGTAACGATCAGGGAGGATTTACCCTGGTCGAGTTGCTTGTCGCGAGTGTTATACTCGCGATTCTGATCGTAGGTCTTGGTTATTTCATTTCGTCGATGATCGAGAATTCGAACAAAATTGATGACCAGACAAAAGCGTTGGAACTGTGCAGACAGGGACTTGAGCAATGCAGAACTGAAGATCTTTCCGCAGGAACAACTTCGGAAAATATAACCCTGGCAGAGATAACCTATACAAGGGACTTAACTGTAAGTGATTACAGCGTGGAATATTCAGAGGCAAAACTCATTGTCTGTGAAGTTACATGGAATAGCTCAGGGGCTTCAGAAACAGTATCTCTAAGTACAGTATTTTAG